In Planococcus sp. MB-3u-03, the DNA window TTTCATGGTTGACGATGTGCATCCCCTGTTCGATATGCAGTTCGACAAAGCATTTCAACTCTTGTTTCGAACGCTTCGCATTCACCAGGTCTTGCCATACAAACCCTTGGCTTTCGACAGCCTGCGCGAGCGTGACGCCATGCTGGTCTTTAAGCGTGCCGATGGACGGATCCAATAATCCACTCATCGCTTTGCTGCCGATTGTCGAGACACCGAAACGCGAGGATTCTTCCGAACGGAAGCAAATGATTTCGATCGGGCGCTGCGGTTTAAAATCGGCTTCCTTCAACATCTTGATAGCCCCGAGTCCGCAGACGACACCTGCCCCGCCGTCGAATGCCCCGCCGTTTGGCACAGTATCGAGATGGGACCCTGTTGCTACTGCCGCATTCCCGCCCGTGACGTTCCAGCGGGCGATGGCGTTTCCAGCGGCATCCTCTGAAACGTCGAGCCCCAGTCCTTCAGCGATCGCTTTAAAGACTTCGATGGCCTCCGTTTCTTCCGCTGTATAACCTTCCCGCGTAAACCCTTGCGGCTGGACCAATACATTACTTAAATTCATCCGCTGTAATTGCTCAATCAGCCAGTTTTTCACGGGTTTCGTCCTCCTT includes these proteins:
- a CDS encoding hydantoinase/carbamoylase family amidase yields the protein MKNWLIEQLQRMNLSNVLVQPQGFTREGYTAEETEAIEVFKAIAEGLGLDVSEDAAGNAIARWNVTGGNAAVATGSHLDTVPNGGAFDGGAGVVCGLGAIKMLKEADFKPQRPIEIICFRSEESSRFGVSTIGSKAMSGLLDPSIGTLKDQHGVTLAQAVESQGFVWQDLVNAKRSKQELKCFVELHIEQGMHIVNHEKDYGVVKGVACPVRLAVTFNGKAGHTGTTPMDQRQDALAAAAPFISFVQETALQMNDAYENRWSRPFRP